CCGCCCAAAGCCATTTCCATGCCATAACCATCCATCAACCAATACCCTTCATACTCCATTCCCATTGGTTCGTATAGCTTCTCCTGCATATAGTCCGTGATGGATCTGCCAGTAGCTTTGGTCAGAATCATCCCCAAGACATGCGTATTGATGCTGACGTAGTGATTGACCGTACCAGGTTCCAATTCACGCTCCAAAGTAGCGGCAAAAGCATCTTGTGAATCACCCAAAGCAAAACCCCTTCCCCATCGGTTGATGTCGCTGTTGAAGTCGCCATAATCCTCATTGAAGCGAACACCCGTCGACATTTGTAGTACATCCTTGATACGCACACCATCATAGGCCGTACCCTTCAATGTTGGCACATAGTCCTCCACATTTGCGGTAATTCCCGAAATTTTGCCTTCTTCAACGGCTATTCCGACCAATGCCGAAACAAACGATTTTGCCATGGACCAGGAAATGTTTTGAGTCGATTCGGTATTGCCCAAATAGTATTCTTCAAACACAATGGAGTCGTTTTGAATCACTAAAAAACCCGTTGTCCAAGAGTCTTTTAGAAATTGCTTTGTATCGAGGGTTTTTCCTTCAAAGGTAAAGTTGTCGGGCAAGGTCATCACCGAACCTTTTGGATAGGTATGCGGATTAGAGGATGGTTTCATGCGGCTTACCGTCCAAATGTCATCAAAAGACCTGAAATTCTCCACAATTTTATCCTCGTCAAATAAGTGAATCGTATGATTCAACATTTTGTATTTGGGATAAAACCAAACCGCTGCAACAAGCAATACCAGCATCAAACCCAATCCAATTTTTTTCCAAGTCTTCATTTCTTTTCGCTTTTATTTTGGTTCATCAAAGATTTTAGTAGAGGGAGACTTTTGTAGTTTATTCTTAAAGATATGGAATGTTTAAAAATCAGTATGCTCTCAAAAGGAAACTATAGGTCTTCACATTAAAAAGGAATAAATCGCAACCCACCCCTGCCCCTCCAAGGAGGGGAATACTTTTACCAAGTGGGAAATTCCCCTCTTGGGAGGGGTAAGGGGTGGGTTTAAGTAATATAAACAATCAATGCGGAAACCAATACAAAAGTCTTTAACTGCTCCACTATTTTTTATACACCCTCAAAACCTTCCCCAAACCTTCCGATTGAATCTGCAAAATATACACACCTTGCGGCAAATCACTTACCTGCAATCGGGTTTCAGACTTCAAAAGCTGTTCTCGGATAAGTCTTCCATAGAGGTCAAATAGCTGTACTTTTCCTGTATTTTTGGTCGCTTCAATAAGCACCTCCTCCCTTACAAAATTGGACGCAATCGTTGCCCAATCCGCTTGACTCCACTCCGAAATAGCCGTTACCACACAATTGGGATCGCCATCGGGAAAGGAGGCATCCGCTTCAAAATAAGCACGTTGCACCAAAGAAGCATCCACAATAAACGGATTGTGGTTGCCTTGATTGGCTGCAATCAAATCATCCCTTCGTTTTTCGGTTTCGTCCACAGGGTCCGCTAAATGCCATTCATAGAGAGTTTGTTTTTGAAGGTTGAAAAAAGCGGCATCTGCAATCGGTTGGTAAATGGCATAGAAGTAAAAAATGGCTCTGGCAATATCTCCTTTCACCTTTTCTCGTGGTTCAAAAACACAATCCTCCTCATCTTTTTCGCTGTACAAGTCTATGTCAGTCATTGGAATACTGCTCAACTGCGTATTCAGATAAAACCATTGATCGGTATCGCTGTCTGCTATTTCACCAAACGGACAACTTCCCCTCGATTCGTTTACATTCACTTTTGAAGGAAAAATATTGTGCAAGTCGCTTCTGGCAGGTTCATCCCCAGCACCCAAAGATTGTGGATACACATGCTCGGCGTTTATTCCTCCCGAAAATGCAGAAACACTAGGGTCTGCATTGGGGTCGAGCGTAACCGTAAAATCGGTGTAGATGCACGACAATTGCAGTCCATTGTTGTCAATTTTGGAATACAAAATATCCCTTCCTGGCCCATAACCCAAGGGATTGTTGGGCGTATAGGCATTGCGTAAAGCATCTACAAGCGGTTGCCCATATTTGCAGGGCTCGATGAAATTTTGCGCTTGTAAAGCTATTGAAGTTAACAGAAGAAGCAGAGAAAATAGGTATTTCATGGTATTTTTTGTGTAGAGAAATGAAATAGTAAGTACCGTGTAAAGGAAAAATTTTAATATTTTAGCAGCATCGCTGCGGCTCTCTTTGTAGGAACAATGCTAGAGAGATTCTTATGAGGGGCGTAGCCTCGACACCACAGATAATCACTTGGTTAGTTGTGCCGAAGCTATGCTCCTATGTTTCTATCATTACAGATTTTCTTACAGATAGTGTCAGGGCCATGCCCTTGTAATTGTCAAATAAGGAACACCAATAAAATAATATCCCGATTTAGACTTTTGTAGTTTCATTTAAAAAAAATATTAGAAGTAAGAAAATCAACATTTTATCAATAGAAAACTACAAAAGTCTTCTTGATGCTATTGAGGAACTTATTTTATTGGCTATACTAACCTTCATTACAGCGTATTAAGGAACAAGGAAAAAGTAGAATTTATTTTTTCACCATTGCTAATGTATGGCTTTCATCTTGAATTGAAGTGATTTTTTTACCGTTTTCCATTCCACTTCAATAATAGAAAAAACCACCGTATCCCGCAAAGCTCCATCTGAGTCTATTCTATGACTCCTCAAAACGCCATCCTGTTTTGCCCCAAGCCTCAATATGGCATTCCTCGATTGGTGATTGTGCCAATGCGTTCTGAATTCCACTGCAATGGCATCCAAGTTTTCAAAAGCATGTTGCAGCAGCAAAAATTTACATTCTGTATTGACACCTGTTCTTTGGTAACTCTTTGCATACCAAGTATAACCAATCTCTAAACGCCTGTGTTCAGGAGTCGCATTGCAGTACCTCGTTGTGCCAATGATTTGACCACTTGCTTTGTCAACGACTACAAAGGGCAGAGCATTGCCCTTTTTTTGATCTTCAAAAGCTACATCCAAATAGTTGTCAATAGTTGCTATTGAAGGAACAAACGTGTACCAAAGTTCCGACAACTCGCCATCATTTGCCGCCTTCAAAAGGGCTTCTTTGTGCGAATGGTCTAAAGGAATCAATTTTACTTTTTGTCCTTCTAAGGTGATAGGTGTGAGCCAATTATTTGTCATTTGCTACTTCGGTTTATTACTGTGTTAATCCCACTCAATATCATTTCCTTCTTCTTCAACAAGAAGATACAACTTTGCTTCATTTTCAATCAAACCCTCAATCACTTCTACCAGTTTGTTTGCCTTTTCTTCGTTTTCTGGATTCAAAGCATAGAGCGCAACAAAGGTTCCTGCTTCTGGATCGCTATCCATACCCTCCATTAGCTCAGGATGATTTTTGGCTAGATAATGGTTCAAAAACGCTTCCCAATTGTAGCCATTCATATAGGCTTCCTCGTTGATTTCGTTCATTTTTTCTCCAATTTCCATCACTTTTTCGTCTTCTACATTGAAGATAATGGAGAGTTGGTTAGGATGTTTGACAATTTGTAAGTAGTCTTTCATTGTAATTTTACTTTGTTTATTGGTTTCCGCATTGATTGTTTATATTACTTAAACCCACCCCTTACCCCTCCCAAGAGGGGAATTTCCCACTTGATACAAGTATTCCCCTCCTTGGAGGGGCAGGGGTGGGTTGCGATTTATTCCTTTTTAATGTGAAGACCTATAGTTTATCCAAAAAACAATTGATACAAATACCTGCCTGGCACAAAAGTAAAACCTCCTGCAATAATGATTGCTCCAAAATACAACAAAATCATTTTTCGTTTGTGGGCTTTCACATCTCCTCGTTTGATGGCAAGGTAAGCAGTTGGCACTGTATAAAGTGTCAGGAAAGTAAAGCCATGTATCCAACCAAAATGATTCAAAAATCTTGGGCCCACCTGTGCAGGCATAAACAAGGTGACTGTTGCAGTAAACAGCATCAGAACCATATAAACACGCCCCAAGTTTTTGTGAAAGGAAGTGCCCTTTTGAATCAAAAGCAGAACAGTTCCAATAATGAAACAAGGAACAACTGTTGCCAAATGAAGATACATCAATTCGATATATTCCATGATTTACTGTTTAAGTTATGAATGTTCACACCTCAAAACTCGCATCCACATGCGCCCGAATCTGCTCTCTCAGTTCCTCAACAGTCAGCCATTCATCATTTGTACCCGAATTGTAGCGAAAACCAAATGGGAGTGTTTTTCCATTTTTAGCTTCGGCATAATCCTCCTTGCTCCAACGAGAAGTTGCAGGGCAAATCACATAATACTCCTCCAGCTCTACCGTATTGAGCGAGTCCGTTTCGGTAATCAAATCTTCGTGCAGTTTTTCACCAGGGCGAATACCCACGATTTTTTGCTCACAATTCGGAGCTATTGCAGTCGCTACATCGGTGATGCGATAAGAAGGAATTTTGGGTACAAACAACTCCCCTCCCCAAGCATGTTCCAAGGCAAACAAGACCAATTCAACGCCCTCGGTCAAGGTGATATTGAAGCGGGTCATATCGGGATGGGTAATCGGCAATACGCCATCTTTGCGTTTTTTCATGAAAAAAGGAATTACCGAACCTCTTGATCCAATGACATTTCCGTAACGTACCACTGAAAAAGCAATGTCACGAGAACCTTTCATATTGTTGGCTGCAATGAACAATTTATCTGAACACAATTTGGTAGCACCGTATAAATTGATGGGCGCAGCCGCTTTATCTGTCGAAAGCGCAACGACCTTTTTGACTCCCGAATCCAAAGCCGCTTCAATGACATTTTCCGCTCCTAAAACGTTGGTTTTGATGCACTCCATAGGATTGTATTCCGCCGCAGGTACCTGCTTCAATGCAGCAGCATGAACAATGATGTCAATCCCTTCACAAGCCCTTTTGAAGCGTGCGCCATCTCTTACATCTCCGATGAAATAGCGCATTGCCTTGTATTTTTTATTTGGAAAAATTTGCGCCATTTCAAATTGCTTCAATTCATCCCTCGAATACACGACCAAACGTTTTACTTCTGGATACCGCTGCAATACAATCTCCACAAATTTTTTGCCGAAAGAACCCGTTCCTCCCGTTATTAATATAGATTTTCCGTTTAATGTGAACATAGTTTCTTTGTTGTTGTACTATTTATTAAAGCCCAAAATTGCGAAATATCAAGCACTTTTTTTTTGATTTCGATTTTCATTTTTATTTTGATTGTTTCAATTCCCTGTTTTTCATTGTTGGCAATATTCGGTAAATTGCAGCTTCAATTGAATTAATTTATTATTGTAATGAATAAAGAGCAGCTTCTCAAATCAGCCATTCCTCATTTATCCGCCTTTGGTGTCCTACTCCTCGTTGCGGTCATTTACTTTAGCCCTCTACTTAGCGGCAAAATATTGGTGCAGTCCGATATTGTGCAGTGGAAAGGGTCTGCAAAAGAGGTAGATGATTTTCGTGACAAAACGGGAGAGGAAGCCCTTTGGACGAACTCTATGTTTGGTGGAATGCCTGCTTATCAAATCAGTATGCAGCCCAAAGGAAATTTTATCAACAAGATTCGGAATACCATGTTGAAGGTCATTCCCAAACCTGCCAACATCATCCTTTTTTGTATGGTGGCGTTTTATATCTTGATGATTGTGATGGGGGTACATCCCATATTGGCGGCAGCAGGGGCGATAGCTTACGGACTTTCGACCTACAATATGTTGATTCTGGAAGCAGGACACATCATCAAAGCTATGTCGATTGCTTACATGCCCTTGGTCATTGCAGGGGTGCTGCTGGCTTTCAGAGGGCGGTATTTGATTGGTGCAGCCTTGGGAGGCGTTGGTTTTGCTTTCAATATTGTGGCGGCGCACTATCAGATTACGTTTTACATGATGCTGATTTTGCTGGTTTTTGGCATCGTTTATTTGATTGAAGCGGTGAAAAACAAAACTTTAGCAGATTTCGCCAAGGCCTCTGTGATTATCGGTTTAGTCTTTGTAGTCGCTACTGCAACGGACTATGTGCGAATGGCTACGACCTACGAATACAGCAAAGAAACGATGCGGGGCGGTTCAGAATTGACCAAAAAAGGAGCGTCAGACGGTTTGGAAGCCGACTATGCTTTTGCGTGGAGTTATGGTAAAATGGAAACCATGACCTTGTTGATTCCTCGATTTGCGGGAGGTGCTTCGGGTGAAAAAATCTCTAAAGACTCCAAAACCTACAAAACTTTGCGGAGTTTGGGCAGCCGTTCGGAAGTCGGACCGATGTATTGGGGCGATTCACCATTTACAGGTGGGCCGTTTTATTTGGGTGCAATCATCTGCTTTTTGTTTGTCTTGGGTTGTGTGGTGGTCAAAGGGCCATTGAAGTGGTGGCTCGTGATTGCTACCGTTTTGTCTATTGTCTTGTCATGGGGCAAAAACTTGGAAGCCTTCAACATGCTATTTTTCGACTTTTTTCCGATGTACAACAAATTTAGGGTCGTTTCGATGGCTTTGGTGATGGTGCAATTGACGGTTCCAATGTTGGGTATTTTCGCTTTGCACAAGGTTTTGACCGAAAAAATGGAGAAAGGAGAATTGGTGAAAGCATTGAAAATCAGCACTGGAATAGTGGGTGGATTGCTCGTGTTTTTCATTTTGTTGGGCGGTTCGTTATTTGATTTTTCGGCAACGGGTGACAGTGGTTATCCCGAAAATTTGGTGAGGGCATTGGAGGCTGATCGAGCGAGTATGCTTCGGATGGATGCGATTCGTTCTTTGGTTTTCATTTTGTTGAGCGTGGGGGCAATTTACCTTTTTGCTGTGCAAAAAATCAAATGGACTTGGGCAGCGGCTGCAATTGGTGTGTTGATATTGACCGACTTGTGGACGGTTGACAAGCGGTATTTGGACACCAGCGATTTTGTAAACGAGCGCAAAGAAGATGCTTATTTTACTGCAACGGAGGCGGACAAACAAATTTTGCAAGACCCTGATATTCACTATCGGGTTTTCAATATGACCCGCAGTCCTTTCAATGATGGGGTGACTTCTTACCATCATAAATCCATCGGTGGTTATCACGGCGCAAAATTGGCACGTTACCAAGATTTAATCGACGAACATCTGACGCAGGGCAATGTCAAGGTAATGAGTATGCTCAATACAAAATATGTGATTCAAAAAGGAGAAAATGGGCAGCCTACTCCGCAACTCAATCCACAGGCTTTGGGCAATGCGTGGTTTGTGAGCAATATCCAAATGGTCAACAATGCGGACGAGGAAAGCGCAGCGTTGACCGACTTCAATCCTGCTACTACTGCAATTGTGGACAAACGTTTTGAAGATTATCTGACAGGTTTCAATGCTTCTGCCGATACTTTGGCGAGCATCCAATTGACGGAGTATCAACCCAATTATTTGAAGTATTCGAGCAACAGCAGCGCACCGAATTTGGCGGTTTTTTCGGAGGTCTATTACAACGATCACAAAGGTTGGAACGCCTATATTGACGGTGAAAAAACGCCGCATATTCGAGTGAATTACATCTTGCGGGCATTGAAGGTGCCTGCTGGACAACATACGATTGAGTTCAAATTTGAGCCAAACAGTTTTTATTCGGGCAGTATGATTTCTTTTGCAGCTTCTACGGTGATTTTGTTGTTGGTCATTGCAGCGGCGGTGCAGTGGTTTCGGGAGAAGGCAGTGATTGAAGATTAGTTGAATTTAATTGTGCCGATACGCTCCTATTGTTTATTCATCAAGACAATTTCTACAAATAGGGTCTTGGTTAGGCCCTTTCAATTGTCAATTTAGTGGAATTGGACTTTGGACGAAAGAAGTGAGAAGCGGGAGGCAAGATGTAAAGATTTGGTAATCAATGATTTGCTTGTTTTCGTCGTTTAATCATAAGTTATTCATTATCAATTGATTAATGTCCCACTTCTCGCATCTCTGCTCCCTCGTCTAAAGTCTAATAGTGGAATGAGACTTTTGACATACCAATTACTAATCACCAATATACCAATACATGATTCAAATTTCTGCAATTGTCTGTACCTACAACGGGGAAAAGCACCTGTTCAAAACGCTTCAATCGCTTGCCGAGCAGTCTTTGGAGGCAGATAGTTATGAGGTGGTGATAGTGGACAACAATTCTACGGATAGTGTTGCGGCTATTAGTCAGGGATTTATCAAGTACAATTCTCATCTAAATATTCAGTATTGTTTGGAAACGCAGGCGGGTTTGTCTTTTGCAAGGAATTGTGGCATTGAAGCGAGCAAGGGGGATTATGTGGTGTTTATAGATGATGATGCGACTGCAAATAAGGATTTTTTAGCGCAGCATTTGCAGATTTACAAAGAGAAGAAAGATGCCGTTGCAGCAGGGGGCAAAGTGTTGGGTACTTATCCAACGGGTATGGCTCCCAATTGGTTGAGTCCATACATTGAAGGGGTTTTTTCACTGATTGATCGAGGGGAGAAAGTGCATCTTTTTGAAAAGAAATTTCCTGTGGGCTGCAATATGTCTTTCAAAAAATCGGCATTGCAGCAGATGGGCAGCTTCAATACGAATGTGAAGTACCGCAGTGATGAAAAGTTTGTGTTTTTGCAGTTGAAGAAAAGCAAGAAAGCGATTTATTATCTTCCTCAGGCGATTGCTTACCACAACATTGACGAAACGAGAATGTCGAAAGCCAGTGTAATCAAAGTCAGTCAGTTAGTCGGGGCTGGTGAGCGGGAAAGACTCTATCCTGATTGGTTGGCATTGACCATTAAATTGATAGAATACCTTTTTAAATTGGGAGCAAGTTGGGCGATTGGTCTTGGTTATTTATTGAAGGGGCAGGCTTCAAAAGCTGCTTATATAGTCTTGGTGCGTTGGTACGTTTTGCAGGGTTTTTTCTTTTACCGCAATTGATATTTATACCATCTGCATTTTCTCCACCGATGCGCCGTTTTTTGCAGGTTGGTCAATAGGGAGGGTAAAAAAGAAGGTGCTACCCTGTCCTATACCCGATTCGACCCATATTTGCCCACCGTGTTGTTCTACAATTTTTTTGCAAGTAGCCAATCCAATTCCTGTGCCTTCGTACTCCTCTTTGGTATGCAGCCTTCTGAACATTTCAAATATTTTCTGCTGATAATCTTCTTCTATTCCTATACCGTTATCTTTGATAGAGAATACGTATAAATTATCTTTCTTTTGACAATCAACCCAAACCTGAGGATCCTCCTTTACTTGAAATTTTAGGGCATTGCTGATAAGATTCTGAAACAATTGCTGCATTTGCACTTGACTCGCCTTGATGGTCGGCAAAAAATGTAGGTGAATTTTGGCATTTTTTTGGTGAATCGTGGGCTGCAATATGCTAATGACCGAATCTACCAATTCTTTGGTGTTTATGGATTTTTTGGTTTGATGCTGTGAACCTACTTTTGAATAAGCCAACAGATCGTCTAAGAGTGCATACATTCTTTTTACGGCATCGGTCACAAAACCCATAAATTCTTGGGCATCTTGGTCCAGTTCTTTTTTGTAGCGCC
The Chitinophagales bacterium genome window above contains:
- a CDS encoding serine hydrolase, with the translated sequence MKTWKKIGLGLMLVLLVAAVWFYPKYKMLNHTIHLFDEDKIVENFRSFDDIWTVSRMKPSSNPHTYPKGSVMTLPDNFTFEGKTLDTKQFLKDSWTTGFLVIQNDSIVFEEYYLGNTESTQNISWSMAKSFVSALVGIAVEEGKISGITANVEDYVPTLKGTAYDGVRIKDVLQMSTGVRFNEDYGDFNSDINRWGRGFALGDSQDAFAATLERELEPGTVNHYVSINTHVLGMILTKATGRSITDYMQEKLYEPMGMEYEGYWLMDGYGMEMALGGLNLTLRDFAKIGTLYLKNGYWNGKQIVPKEWVQASLTPDAPHLQPRNGEFGYGYQWWIPKSDVGEFMAIGVYNQNVYVNPATNTVIVKLSANPRYNDVSYVPSSDAAALELYRGIVGSFEIPI
- a CDS encoding endonuclease; the protein is MKYLFSLLLLLTSIALQAQNFIEPCKYGQPLVDALRNAYTPNNPLGYGPGRDILYSKIDNNGLQLSCIYTDFTVTLDPNADPSVSAFSGGINAEHVYPQSLGAGDEPARSDLHNIFPSKVNVNESRGSCPFGEIADSDTDQWFYLNTQLSSIPMTDIDLYSEKDEEDCVFEPREKVKGDIARAIFYFYAIYQPIADAAFFNLQKQTLYEWHLADPVDETEKRRDDLIAANQGNHNPFIVDASLVQRAYFEADASFPDGDPNCVVTAISEWSQADWATIASNFVREEVLIEATKNTGKVQLFDLYGRLIREQLLKSETRLQVSDLPQGVYILQIQSEGLGKVLRVYKK
- a CDS encoding GNAT family N-acetyltransferase; this encodes MTNNWLTPITLEGQKVKLIPLDHSHKEALLKAANDGELSELWYTFVPSIATIDNYLDVAFEDQKKGNALPFVVVDKASGQIIGTTRYCNATPEHRRLEIGYTWYAKSYQRTGVNTECKFLLLQHAFENLDAIAVEFRTHWHNHQSRNAILRLGAKQDGVLRSHRIDSDGALRDTVVFSIIEVEWKTVKKSLQFKMKAIH
- a CDS encoding Imm51 family immunity protein codes for the protein MKDYLQIVKHPNQLSIIFNVEDEKVMEIGEKMNEINEEAYMNGYNWEAFLNHYLAKNHPELMEGMDSDPEAGTFVALYALNPENEEKANKLVEVIEGLIENEAKLYLLVEEEGNDIEWD
- a CDS encoding DUF2306 domain-containing protein encodes the protein MEYIELMYLHLATVVPCFIIGTVLLLIQKGTSFHKNLGRVYMVLMLFTATVTLFMPAQVGPRFLNHFGWIHGFTFLTLYTVPTAYLAIKRGDVKAHKRKMILLYFGAIIIAGGFTFVPGRYLYQLFFG
- the pseB gene encoding UDP-N-acetylglucosamine 4,6-dehydratase (inverting); its protein translation is MFTLNGKSILITGGTGSFGKKFVEIVLQRYPEVKRLVVYSRDELKQFEMAQIFPNKKYKAMRYFIGDVRDGARFKRACEGIDIIVHAAALKQVPAAEYNPMECIKTNVLGAENVIEAALDSGVKKVVALSTDKAAAPINLYGATKLCSDKLFIAANNMKGSRDIAFSVVRYGNVIGSRGSVIPFFMKKRKDGVLPITHPDMTRFNITLTEGVELVLFALEHAWGGELFVPKIPSYRITDVATAIAPNCEQKIVGIRPGEKLHEDLITETDSLNTVELEEYYVICPATSRWSKEDYAEAKNGKTLPFGFRYNSGTNDEWLTVEELREQIRAHVDASFEV
- a CDS encoding YfhO family protein, which translates into the protein MNKEQLLKSAIPHLSAFGVLLLVAVIYFSPLLSGKILVQSDIVQWKGSAKEVDDFRDKTGEEALWTNSMFGGMPAYQISMQPKGNFINKIRNTMLKVIPKPANIILFCMVAFYILMIVMGVHPILAAAGAIAYGLSTYNMLILEAGHIIKAMSIAYMPLVIAGVLLAFRGRYLIGAALGGVGFAFNIVAAHYQITFYMMLILLVFGIVYLIEAVKNKTLADFAKASVIIGLVFVVATATDYVRMATTYEYSKETMRGGSELTKKGASDGLEADYAFAWSYGKMETMTLLIPRFAGGASGEKISKDSKTYKTLRSLGSRSEVGPMYWGDSPFTGGPFYLGAIICFLFVLGCVVVKGPLKWWLVIATVLSIVLSWGKNLEAFNMLFFDFFPMYNKFRVVSMALVMVQLTVPMLGIFALHKVLTEKMEKGELVKALKISTGIVGGLLVFFILLGGSLFDFSATGDSGYPENLVRALEADRASMLRMDAIRSLVFILLSVGAIYLFAVQKIKWTWAAAAIGVLILTDLWTVDKRYLDTSDFVNERKEDAYFTATEADKQILQDPDIHYRVFNMTRSPFNDGVTSYHHKSIGGYHGAKLARYQDLIDEHLTQGNVKVMSMLNTKYVIQKGENGQPTPQLNPQALGNAWFVSNIQMVNNADEESAALTDFNPATTAIVDKRFEDYLTGFNASADTLASIQLTEYQPNYLKYSSNSSAPNLAVFSEVYYNDHKGWNAYIDGEKTPHIRVNYILRALKVPAGQHTIEFKFEPNSFYSGSMISFAASTVILLLVIAAAVQWFREKAVIED
- a CDS encoding glycosyltransferase — its product is MIQISAIVCTYNGEKHLFKTLQSLAEQSLEADSYEVVIVDNNSTDSVAAISQGFIKYNSHLNIQYCLETQAGLSFARNCGIEASKGDYVVFIDDDATANKDFLAQHLQIYKEKKDAVAAGGKVLGTYPTGMAPNWLSPYIEGVFSLIDRGEKVHLFEKKFPVGCNMSFKKSALQQMGSFNTNVKYRSDEKFVFLQLKKSKKAIYYLPQAIAYHNIDETRMSKASVIKVSQLVGAGERERLYPDWLALTIKLIEYLFKLGASWAIGLGYLLKGQASKAAYIVLVRWYVLQGFFFYRN